Part of the Lates calcarifer isolate ASB-BC8 linkage group LG6, TLL_Latcal_v3, whole genome shotgun sequence genome, CTCGCGTTCGCTCGCTGGACCTGGACGACTGGCCCGGAGAGCTCACGCAAGTCCTGGCTGCCATCGGAAACCACATGGCCAACAGCATCTGGGAGAGCTGCACGCGGGGCGGAACCAAACCCACACCTAATGCAACACGGTGAGTATTTTTAGTTTTCAATTTAACACTTAGACGCTTTTATAAACACTTGAAGAAGACTGTAATGCCACTGTGAGCAGATATAGGGACATGCTAAAGTGTtcattaatgtatttgtcaCCAATTACAACTTTGACTTTTAATAGTTAATGAAATCTGGAAACTTGCACTTGTAATATACCTTGATAGCTGTGATCATATTTAATATTGGATGATTACGCACATGATTAACTCCTTGGATTATAAAAAGTTTATTTACTGTTGAATGATATGTACAAGTCATTCACAGGCATAAAAAAGGTCCACTTAGTAGATTTCTCCCAAACTGTCATAAACtgttataaatataataaaaaaatgctgaatattgaaatatgttgtttgtttactgtttataCAACAGTTACAGCTTCACAGGATGAGTTATAAttgttgacaaatacattaattgACACTTAAAATGCCCTTAACTCAGTTTACAACTACACTACACTGATTCAGTTAAGTTATATCCTGATTCTTATTGCTAAATACATGTGTTGAAACAATGTGTAACTCAAAAAACTTCCTGTTGGTGCATTCAAGTACTTGTGGGAAGCTCAGACATCTGAGTTTTTGAAAGAATCTTAGACAGAGTTTCCCACAagcaaaaagagacaaaaacttGCATGGTTTtcttaaatgttgtgttttttctataTGTATACAACATAATACAAAGATGTGTATTCTTATGAATGACCATgtctcctgtgtctgtgtcttacCAGTGAGGAAAGAGAGTCCTGGATTCGAGCTAAGTACGAACAGCGGGCGTTTGTGGCTCCTCTTCAGCCGGGCTCGGGGACCCAGCCGCTGGAGGACAGTATGCCAGGGTGGCTGCTGTCGGCGGTGACTGAGAGAGATCTGCCCAGACTGCTGCTTCTTCTGGCCCACAGCACCAAGGACCAGATCAACGCTCAGCCGGCCGGGTCCAATTCGCTGCCTCGTACGGCCCTGCACGCCTCCTGTCAGCTGGGAGATGTAGTCATGACCCAGCTGCTCGTCTGGGTGAgtctttcttcttcctgttcaAACCTctttgaaaagaggaaaaaaaaagcagctccacGATAAACTTAGACGTAGATTAACCTTTTAAAATCCTGTGCAACCTTGGTTCAATATCTCTCACTCTCATTCGGACTTCTTGGTTGTAAAATTTTGAGGTGTTTGGTCACAGGTAAAGGTGAGCGCGTTGACAGCGTAACACCCTCTGTGCACGGTGAATGTACCCGGTCAGGTTTCCATTAAGTACAGGTCTCTGTTCAGGATAGTCCCAGGTGTAAAAACAGTCCCTACTGTTCGTACTTTCTGATGCTTTAGGAACGACCAGGGTGGAGCTTGCAGGGCTGAACATCGCTGATAAAACCAAGACGTGTGGCTGCTTCTATCTGCTTCATTTACATGTCTGTGAAGGTTCTCTACTTTGAGCTTCATTCACAACATAAGGATGTACTGGATGACAAGTGTCAGTAAGAGGATggggaaaacacattttctctagtgtttataaagataaaaaacaatattatgtTGTCGGCTTTccatagagggagagagagagaaagcacaaacAAGCTGAAAGCACAAATGAATGAGATGGAGAGCAGTGATCGAGAAAACGAGTAAAGAGGAGGAATAAAACCTAATTTGCTGATTGTTTTATCACAGTTTCATACTAATGCATAGACAAATAACCATAAAACACTCAGCAGATCTTCTGCTGTGGAGACAGGCGGAgaattttctgtctcttttgcAACAATAAGTAAAGTCTGCTACTAAACATCTACATTTTTGTGCACAGGGCCAAAAATAATAAGAAGGTAAACATCCTGGTCGCCTTTGAAAGGTTACTCTTTCAATTTTCACAACCAACAAGTCAAAATGAGAAGAGGAGATACTGGACCACAGTTACAGAGGAACAAACATGGTAGAAATGTGAGGTTTTTTTGCcctgcctgtttttgttttagcatAAGAAGGGGATTTAAGTCCTGTAGCAGGTTTGGAGCCAAAGCCACAagtctgtcagcagctgttgCAGTGATACAGGGATCTTAAATTGCTCTGCACAGATAGAATCAGGAGACTTAGAGCTTTCAGACAATGGATAATTTGGCAAGCTTGTGCAAAGACTGAGTCAGATAACAACCATAACACACCTAAAGGAGCACCCACCAAAAGTGTCCCACGAGTAGGGTTTTAAAAGGTCTAATTTGCCTAAGATACCTGGCTCTTCAGATCTAGTGACAATGCAAACACAAGTGCACAAAAAGGGACTTTAAGTTTCTACTTTAGTTCTTGTGGTCTCCAGTTCCTGAAAATCAAAGACTCTCAGACACCAACTTGTTCTCTAGTACTTCATTAAACTATAGCAAAATGAGCCCAATATAAACTCAAATATTAATAATCTTAGGATAAGATTTTGACAAAAGGCCCTTCTGCTCTACAAGATGAAATTAGCTAATAATGTTTGACTCGCTTTAGTTCAGTTTGTACTATGCAAATTTGCAGTTAATCAGATTATGAAAACCAACTGACATGCAGTGAATCTGGGACTCTTAGGGCCCCACAATCACCAGCTGTTCCCTGTTAGAAACAGACTTATTCTGATTCTCAGTAGCACATGCTGTTCGAGTTCTACCTGCGATCAATATTTAACCTATAAATAATCTTACACTGAACACATAtcatgttctctctccctcccctccctgcagTATGGAATCGATGTGAAAGCGAAAGATAACCAAGGCCAGACGCCCATGATGATGGCCAGGAAAAACGGGAGCAAAGGCTGCATGGATATCTTGCTCCAACATGGCTGTCCGAACGAGCCGTCCCCCACCACTGCCACACCTGTCCTCTCCCGCCGGTCCAGCACTGCCAGCCTGGGCCGAACCAGCTCCAGGAAACGGGTGTCGTAGCGTGGACTTAGGATACAGGCAGAGCTGCCTTCAGAGAGAGGTGTACTATACAGAAAAATGACAGGACTATATCATCGTACtaaggataaaaaaaatgctcCTGAAGACTGAACAACATATCAAACAACTTAAAAGCAATATTCATTCGATTTGTTGATGACAGATATATTGCTGAGatactgtgttgttgttgacctCATTTCAAAATGACTCAAGTAGAAGTTTGTAGCTGTCTTCTGTAATTCTAGTGCAGACGCTCGATCTGCCTCTGTTTCACTTCCTCCAGAAGAAGTGCAATAATCCAGCTATGACAATGAAGAGCAACAAGTTTTAGAGTAAACTGTCAGATGACTGCTTGGTCACTGTTGTGAGAGAATTACCACATCAAGAGGTTGATGCTTTTATTCAAATTTGTTGTGACTGGAccaaaacagctttttttttcttcttcttttggctttacaaataaaacataaacctACAATATGTCATGTTGTTAGTTATGTGTGCCTGTTGCAGCAGTATAAAGGTCAGTTTATATATAATTGAATCAGCTGAGATAAATCTGCTTAGACTAGAAAAATGAATGGTTTGGAATATGAAATATGTCAGTGTTACTCTCACAGGTCAAAGATATGGcattttaatatactgtaaatgtaccTATACTACAAACTTAATGTTAAACTCTGTAATGAAGACACAACTGAAAAATCAGACTCAGTTTTGTAAATGATTTCTTACTGGTAGTTTTGAAAATatgtcaagtttgttttttcattgtcttttatAATTTCTTATTCTCCAACATGTCATAAAAGCAGAAACCAGTGAAGAAATGCTTTTTACATATGTAAACATGTGGCTATTTgttaaaaagttttatttggGATAGCCAGAGGACTACATGAAGACTAAAACATTATTCATCCTCATGTTACTGTTGTGTAGGTCTATCCCATGAGTTTACAGTAAAGTATGAGGCGGTTACAGGTGTCACTGTTACTTCTGACACTTTGTGGGTCATGTGAATCCCCCATGAGCAAAAAGAAATGGTTactggaataaaataaactttttttttttttaaattagcattATTACGatagtttgttgtgttttattttgtctttgtgtctcgtaaaaaaaaaaatagagaaataatGTCTTTTTGGACCTAACTAGTTCAGAGAACTTGTGTTTAACTAATTAACCCCTTAACTATTTAACCCCCTTTAGTTTTGGCTCTTACTACCTAACTAGTAAGGTTGAAAAGACCAGACTAGTGTAACAAGTGGACATTTTGGCTCTTGCAAGCGAActacaaagattaaaaaacactaACTAATGTAACTAGTAGACAATTAGACCCTTATTAGCTGACTGGTAAAGAGTTTGAACCTCACTAATTAACGGGTAAACTTCAAATAGACCCTAACTAGTGAACTagtcagcattttttttccttgactGGTCAACACGTAAGCGACAACATCCAGTCACCTAGCTACTGTTCCTcaggctaacatgctaactaGTGCGcaacacagagatgaagagggcGGGATATTGACAAAATCCTGAGTCCTGATTGGTTggcagtttttcttttgaacTAAAGAGCCAATAGGAAGCCCCAGTCTATTCGTTTGCTCCCCCCACCTCCTCATTAGCATTTCGTGCAGCTAATATTTAGTGAGCATTTTGGCTTTCACTGGTTAATTAATAAACAGTTGTGGCCTTCCTAGTTAACTAGAAAAGTCAAAAGACGCTCCAACTGGTTAACTAGGgagcatttttgcttttattaagTAAGATAGCTCAGTTAGCTAATGAGGCGAATAGAAACTGCTAGTTAACATGTCAGACTTTATGCAGCCGATTTAAAATTAATCTTAAAATACTCACAGGTCAGCGGACGCACACAACACCAAAGCCAAAGGACGATAACACCTGATACATGAACTCGACTAATTACCAATGCTAATTAGTCGAACTCCGAATAACCGTCTCCTCAACAGCGAACTGGAACGTGCCACTCTGAGAAGGGTGGGGGGAACAGTCCAAGTGGTACAGGCCTTTTTAATAGTGCTGACAACTGTTAAGAGGGgttgaaattaaattttgtaCAAAGATAAAACCTTCATATTAACTTTggttaataatataatataatataatataatataatataatataatatgtcAGTTTATTAGGGTCAACAAATGCAGTCaaataaagttaattaaataaatttgcTGAAAGTACTTTTGCACTTTTACTTGAGTAGGATTTTAAATACATGACATTTACTTGTAAACAGAGTATTCTACTCTGTGGTACCTCTACTTTAACTgaagtaaaagatctgaatacttctcttcctctttaattGTCTGACTCCTTCCCGCTGCAGTGACTCGCTCGCCCTGTAGGGGGAGACGTCATCACGTGCTTTGTTGACACACGTCACGAAAGCGCGACGGCGGGTGAGAAGGGGgatgtgaaatgtaaaatgtacagtTCGTAGACGAGAACCGCCGGAGTCCCTCTTAAAAACAGAAGATAAACACAGGATTATTCACCGGCTGCAAACATCTGTCAATGGGTAAGAAACAGTAACGATATAAACCGAAACAATAAGATGAATTTGAAGCGAATGAAcgtgtaaaaatgtgtgtgatttagCTGTTGACTGAGCAGAGTTAAAACTGGCTTCATTAGCTGCTAAAATtcagagaataaaacacatGCAGCGGAAGAAAAACACCGATGTAGCTTCCTTAAACACAGAAATGCTGATGTTTGACAGTTTACACTCAGCTTTACTCATCACTGTGATTTATATTCTTTTAATACTAATcaatttattgaaaaataaacatgtacCGGTGTGTAGAATGATAACatcacgtgtgtgtgtctgaaagcaGAGAGTGACAAACGTTTGTTGTGAAGATTATTTTCTTAACATTTCACTTCACTAttaatcaaatattttattatttctattaatcagccaaaaaaaaaaaagccaccaGAATGACATATGAATTTCTCGTTATTAAAGCCTTGTAATGGTGTCTGAACAGCCTAaaactgttctgtgttttggaGTAGAGTCATAGCGATTAGACTGTTAGTCGATTAGTGGATTGACTGAAGAATAATCGAATTAACTGATTATCTTTAAAGCTATTTTTTTGTGCAAAATGTCCAGTGTGCATCACTTCTGTCCAAAATAAGACTTCCTGCATTTTCTGTCTTATATTAAACTGACTGTAAACGAAACAGAGTTGAGACTATACACAAGGAAGAAAACATTGTCAGGTTTCTGTTCTGCTCTAACGGCTGTCttgtctcctcctgcagttCGACTGTAGCGCaccaggagctgcagcagcagggatgAGGATCCGGCTGCAGGGTCCCGGCCACGCTGCCAGCCTTCTCTCCGAGCTCAATCGCTGCCGCCAGTCACGTCGTTACTGCGATGTGTTCCTGCAGGTCGGAAACCGCACGTTTGCAGCTCACCGTGCGGTGCTGGCCTGCGCAGGGACGTACTTTCGCAACCTGTTTGCCCGGGCTTCAGCCTCGTCAACCACTGCCGCCGCCGCCTTCTCTCTGGAGTTTATCTCCCCGGCCAACTTTGAGAAGGTGCTGACGTTCGTCTACACGGGGGAGATCCTGACTGATCTCATAGATGTTGGGGTGCTGTACGAGCTGGCTGAGCGGCTTGGTGTCAGCGAGCTGGTGAGGGCCTGTCACGCCATCTTCCCAGACCTGCAGGCGTCTGTGTCTGCAAACTGTAAAGCCAGCAGCCCTGGAGACCTCCCCCTGGACTCTGGTATGGTCGCTGCTGCTTCCACAGTGGCTGCTGTAAACGCCGCTTCTGTATCCGCGTCGTCTGTGTGTTCGTCCGCCGCTTCCTGCTCGTCTCTGTCTTCGTCGGCCGGTCCGTCTGCTGCTCCCACTCCTGCTGCCGCTCCACCCTCACCTCTCTTCCAAGCCAGGGCAGCCAGGGCCAGCCGGGAGGCCCACACGGGGGCTCTGTCTCTGGACCTGAAGACAGAAGACGTCCAGTCTCATATCGGCTACGGGCGGATGGCAGCAGATCATCAGCTACCAGGAGGGCATCTTTTAACCAGCAGCAGCCACTCCGGTCAGAGCGACGGCGTGCTGCCTCCTGGTCCTGTGCTCCAGCTAAAGACTGAGCaggggctggaggaggaggaggaggaggcgggaggCAGCTGTGAGGAAGGCAACAGAGATGGACAAATGGTCTCCGACTCCGCTCCGTCCAACTCCTGCTCCTTCCCGGACTCTTCGGCTCAGCTCGGAGCCGAGGCCTGTGCCCCGACGTCATCCTCAGGAGAGCCCCTCGATAGCCTGCAGGTCGGAGCGGTGGAGGGCGGTGTGGTGGACCTGCAGAGGGACAGCGGGCTGATGttcagagaggtggaggagggagagaacgaggaggagagggaggctcTGCAGAGTAACGGAGAAATGGAtgggacagaggaggagcagtggagGCAGCTGGCAGGCGAGATCATCGAGCTGAGCGACGACGAGAACTTcatggaggagggagatgaagaaGATGACGAGGACGACCTTGTGTGCGTGGAGAACGGCGAGGGACAGAACTCCAGCACCCAGGTAACGTCCATGTTTGTCGTGTTTTTCCTCAAACTTTCGCACAGAGTAGACACAGCAGAAATAACATTGCTCGCTCCTCCAGGTGACAGGAGACATGCTGTCTTGTAAAGCCTGTGCGGCGCCTCTCCCAGCGGACCCGGCAGCCGTCAGAAGACACGCCGAGGCCCACCTGACGGAGCTGGGGCTGTGCAGGGTGTGCGGGGCCTCGTTCCCGGACCATGCTGCCGCTATCTCCCACTCCCTCTCACATCGTCGGGGTGCAGCTCTTCACCTGCGACATGTGTCACCTGCAGTTCTGCAGCCAGAACAAGCTGCTGCGTCACCACCGCCAGACATCCTCCGCTTACACTATACCGCAGGGGGCGCTGACCAACGGCGGCCAGGGCCTCAGCTCCGAGCTGCAGTGTGCTGTGTGCAGCAAAACCCTCAGCAAAGATTTCCAGGTTGGTGGCAGCCTGAAAAGCTTTGTAGGCTAcaggcaaaacaacaacaggtaGTGAGGCTGCagacaggtgtttctgttatttagcctacaCTCACTGATGAGAAtagggtggacaaaataatacaaacactttCAACGTAATGTAAAACCAAAGCATCACAAACTGCAGCCCCCAAAAGATGCAGTATGTTGAGACCTGAAGTAATCCTTTACATTTCTGTGAGTGGTTGCCCCGtagaaaataacacagaaaaaacaagttttaaacAGATTTGAGGCTGCAGTTTTATCATCCTCCCTCAGCCTCTGAGCAGCAGAAtctggctgcttcaggttctgGAGACAGTTTGTTTTCCAAGTGACCACTAATCAGCTGACGTAGAGtgacccctctctctctcactcttatTTCCTCTCTGAATTATTTCctctgacagttaatatttttcagattcatcatctgtaacagctgtaactttcagctgtttgacagattttccCCTCGTTTCATTTCTACAGTAAAGACGTCGGGAGACGCTGTGAactcctcctgcaggttaaactgaactaGCCAGACTTATAAGGCTGATTAACCCTGAAAAAGTCACTGTACACGAACTGACAACATTTGCTAGCTTAGCAACATAACAAGGCTACAAACAACCTTcaataaaacactaaaaaacGTAGTTACCCTGGTACTCGCTCCATTTAAAAAGAATCAACGTAAACGTCCTAAAAAATAAGACAACCTCCATTTTTAAACCTAAGTTTCAGGGGAAAGGATATAGTCTTTTGTCCTGTAGTCTGCAGAATAAGAAAGGAATTTATTTACAATAAGAAACTAAGTTTTGTGGCACCGAGATTTGAGATAAGAAACTTACACCAAGAAGGAATCAATAAGAacttagtttgttttcattctttcttcgTTAAATATATTCTTAGATGTATTGTGAGGGTATCAAACTGAATCGTGagttgatttgttgttgttacctTCTGGGATTCTCACCTttgcttcctgtttgtctcagaCCGTCAAAGACCACCTGCTGAGCCATGTGTGTCCTCAGAGCCTGAGCTGTGGAGTGTGTCACCTCCCCcagctctccctctgctccctgcTGTGGCACGCCCTCGCCCACCTCTCGCTGCCAGTCTTCACCTGCCCGCACTGCGCCCGCTGCTTCGTGGAGCGCCCCCACCTGGACAGACACATGGCTGTGCATGCCGAGGAGGCGGcagcgaaaggagagggagCGGTCTGTGCTGAGGGCTTACAgggcagatggaggaggaggaggaggtggtgataTGGCGGGGGTGGAGGAGCTGCATTGCTTCCTCTGCCCGCAGACTTTCCGCTCCTCGTCGGCCTTTCAGTACCACCTCAGCCTGCACACCAACGAGTCCCTGGGGAGCGGGGGAGGAGGTGTCGGGGGTCAGGGCTGGTTAGGCAAACGTAAAGCCGACCAGTCTCTGGAGTGCCCTCcgtcctcctgctcctcctcgtCTCCACGGGACGTCAGCAGCCTCGTTAAAATGAGCAACCTGGGTCTGGGGATGGGCTTCAGCATCCCGGATAAGTTTTTCCAGGGGCCGGCGCACAGCTTGTCCTCGGGGGTCCTGACCAACGGGAGCTCGGGGCAGGACGGGGGAAATGGGGCGGCGGGCGTCCGTGGGAAATGGTACCGGATGTCGCTACTGCGGCAAACGCTTCGCCCACTCGGGGGAGTTCACCTATCACCTCCGCATCCACACGGGGGAGAAACCCTACCAGTGCAAAGTCTGCCTGCGGTTCTTCAGGGGCCGCTCCACCATGATCTGCCACCTGAAGACGCACGCCGGCGCCCTCATGTACCGCTGCACCGTCTGCGGCCTTTACTTCTCCACCCTGAAGCTGGTGTCGTCACACATGGAGCTCCACAAGGACCACCTGCCGCCGGACTTCAACATCGAGCAGACCTTCATGTACAACGATCACTCGAAAGAACCGCTGCCCACTGTGGACACCTGATCgtaccctctccctctctctgacactAACTCTGTGTCTGGTTGTCGTGGACCATATACTGCGTATAATAGACTAGGGCCGCAACTAACAATTACTTTTATTATCAGTTAATAGTTGAGTCGGTAAAATGTCAGTAGCTTTTAAGAAATTATCTGGCACAGTTGCTCAGAAGTCAAAGTGGCAGCttaaaattattaattttgtccaaagatgttcagtttataATGAAAAAAGCAGCTGATTCTCAAATCTGAGAAGTTTAAATCAGAGAATATTTGGAATATCTGCTTCTTAAAATGACTCAAAACGACTATCAATCAGACTTCTTCTTTAATCTATAGCTCTGTTATAGACTTAGACTTTTAGAATGTAGTGGACTTATCTGTCAGATGCTGTTCACTGAGTAAACCTGTTGGGAGGTTTAGTCTCTTTGAactaagataaaaaaagaagccaCTTGGTGGCAGTGTATCATGTTCTGTGTCAGTGAAAAGAAAGGGAGGCTGGTGGATTGTTGACTGTCATGCAGTATTCTGCTTATATCAAATCCAATCAAGTCTGTATCTTTGTAACTTGaaggataactggtattttttaaaaatgtttttaggtgtaaatgattCAGAGagtctttggaatcagtgcatctgtccacgtcaaagtacgtccattaaagtgttttttggttttttttggccactgacagacttataataacaatctaagtgtctgacaacattatggagaggattcctacacagatagacctttttattaaagagtaagatcctttttgtttagcCAGAAACATCGCTTTATGTCAGTACCaaactccattaacaaaaagaggaatttaatcgagcagaacacaggagctgctggctaccagtgtttctgtctctttgtttgtttgtgttattgtgtgagtTTCAGTGATGAAAGatgtattcagatcatttacataaatgaaggtaccacacaataacataaataaactaACTGATGGAGACAGCATTATTCTCACAACTCCCTGTcgttctgctctgtaaaattcctctttttgtcaatggcAGTCTGGCACTGACACATAAGgatgtttctggtcaaaaaaaggattttactctgtaataaaaagctctatccCTGTAagaatcctctccataatgttgtcagaaaCTTAAAATAACAGTCTAACGAGcactttagatttttttttctctgtcaaacCGTTTAAACCTAAAAACATGAGTTAAAGGCTCAAAAATACCTGAGCAATCCTCCGAGCATCAGGATAGGTTTTTAATGTCAGTGACTGATAATTACACTGTTATTAAAGTAGCACCTCATTGTAGCATAGAAATTATTTTCCTATATTTGCAGTCACTATTTTCACACAATCAGATTTTTTACGTCttttaaaagtttcattttttcccACTCCGTAGATACGACGTAACATCCGTCtattattgtaaaaaaaataaaaaataaaaaacatgaggCGTCTTTATGAATGCTCTCAGAAAAATGCCATTTAGTCACATACATGCTGTGTTGAGAGGATCTGAAGCATATTGTGCTGTAGAAACATGATATTTAAGTGCCCATCGCATCTTTGTGTCTTACCTCATATTTATGATGACAGTgcaattatttattattttttcaatattgtttttttgacagaataaaataaaataaatgcctCTAGGAAGACTGTTACCATCCTTTgaattatttacttttttaaatgttttggacCCTGTACAATGTCCTGTACCACAAAACCCATCCATCATCAGAATTTCAGTGATGAACTTGCAGAAATCTGCTTCCAGGGGCTCGTGACCTTTGCCCCCTTTTAAAGCCCTGTCTCTTCCTGCCATTGTGCCATCTGTGGACTGACAGCCCcccctcttcctttttctcttgtCTTCTTATCGTTTAAAAACGTTCAGCGTGACACATtccagatggagagagaaatggaagTAAATGTAATAAAGATCAACAGCAACTGGCGAGAGGGGGGAGATAGCCAAGTGCAAGAACagcaaaagtaaaataaacacgTTAagcttccacacacacacacacacacagacacacccctACAGGTTTCGACTCAGGCTTTCCACCTCAGATGGATAGAAACAGTGTTTGAGGgagttttattgtgttttaacaGACTACAGCGGCATCCAGAAACAGATAAACGCGAGCTATAATTTATCTGTAGTGTTTGCGGAATAAGACTACTcagttacattttcatttactggACAGACAGCAGATTTGTTTACACACATTCCTGGTGTGGCGTGGCGCTGTTCTTCCCCTGTGCCATGAAATTTTAAGACGTTGGCACGAGTTCCTGTGGGAGTTGAGCAGCttaggggagggagggaaggaaaaaaaaagccaaacatttcCTGCCTTCCTCCTTGGTTTAAAACTGATCAGATACATGATGAAATAAACAGGAAGTGGGTTATGAGAGGAAGGTGTTGGTGAGCTCCCTCGTCAACGAGTCTTAAGACCAGAGTGACGTGATGCCTCTGGTTTTCTGAAGCACCAAGACTCAGTTCTGGATTCAGTTCTGTCTTAGCTTCCTGTCTCATCTTCTTATGATCCGATGTCAGACTGGCTCGTGCTGGCGTTACTCAACTTGCGCTGCTTCCCCAGGTCTCCCCCGCCCCCGTTCGCAGCGCCAGCGGGCTGGTTCCCTGCTCCCGCCTGGTCCACGGTCCCCTCTCTAGGTATGCAGGTCACCACCGTGTTGATGAGGTTGTTGCGGAAGCTCTTGCTGAGGAAGTTGTAGAGGATGGGGTTGGCGACGCAGTGGAAAAGCGACAGGCCCTGCACAACGCTGAAGGAGAAGTAGAGGACCTCCACTGTGTTGCAGCTGAAGATGTAAGGGTCGATGTCGTCTATGATCATCAGGAACATGACCAGGTGGTAGGGCAGCCAGCACAGGACGAACACCAGGGAGTACACGTGCACCAGCCACACGTCCCTGCCGCCCCTGCACGTCCGGCGCCGTCCGAACCGCCCGAGCGATCAGCACGTTGCAGGTGATGATGACGGTGGCTGGGCCCAGGAACTGGAAGACCAGGCAGAGGAAAGCGACGGAGACGAACCACTCGGTGTAGCTGTACTCGGGCAGCATGTAGCAGCCGGGCTCGTCCCACTCCAGGAGATCCACATGGACGTTCTCCATCAGCGCCAGGAAAAAGGAGAACACCCAGAGGCCGCCGCAGAGCACCCACCGCCGCCGGCCCACCACGGGGAACAGCGGCGGGAACGTAGG contains:
- the gpr182 gene encoding LOW QUALITY PROTEIN: G-protein coupled receptor 182 (The sequence of the model RefSeq protein was modified relative to this genomic sequence to represent the inferred CDS: deleted 1 base in 1 codon), whose product is MSAHEHNHSLDYHNGTPWFVYECTIQLDADYRRIALFLLYLFIFMVGLLENALVVWVNWRRRHSGNGVLFCVINVSLSDLMVIVILPFFMMEVTMDKVWLWGRFLCKVTNLIYVVNFYSSSFFLAFMTLERYLSLARPTFPPLFPVVGRRRWVLCGGLWVFSFFLALMENVHVDLLEWDEPGCYMLPEYSYTEWFVSVAFLCLVFQFLGPATVIITCNVLIARAVRTAPDVQGGRDVWLVHVYSLVFVLCWLPYHLVMFLMIIDDIDPYIFSCNTVEVLYFSFSVVQGLSLFHCVANPILYNFLSKSFRNNLINTVVTCIPREGTVDQAGAGNQPAGAANGGGGDLGKQRKLSNASTSQSDIGS
- the LOC108883000 gene encoding LOW QUALITY PROTEIN: zinc finger and BTB domain-containing protein 39 (The sequence of the model RefSeq protein was modified relative to this genomic sequence to represent the inferred CDS: deleted 3 bases in 3 codons), whose protein sequence is MRIRLQGPGHAASLLSELNRCRQSRRYCDVFLQVGNRTFAAHRAVLACAGTYFRNLFARASASSTTAAAAFSLEFISPANFEKVLTFVYTGEILTDLIDVGVLYELAERLGVSELVRACHAIFPDLQASVSANCKASSPGDLPLDSGMVAAASTVAAVNAASVSASSVCSSAASCSSLSSSAGPSAAPTPAAAPPSPLFQARAARASREAHTGALSLDLKTEDVQSHIGYGRMAADHQLPGGHLLTSSSHSGQSDGVLPPGPVLQLKTEQGLEEEEEEAGGSCEEGNRDGQMVSDSAPSNSCSFPDSSAQLGAEACAPTSSSGEPLDSLQVGAVEGGVVDLQRDSGLMFREVEEGENEEEREALQSNGEMDGTEEEQWRQLAGEIIELSDDENFMEEGDEEDDEDDLVCVENGEGQNSSTQVTGDMLSCKACAAPLPADPAAVRRHAEAHLTELGLCRVCGASFPDHAAAISHSLSHVGVQLFTCDMCHLQFCSQNKLLRHHRQTSSAYTIPQGALTNGGQGLSSELQCAVCSKTLSKDFQTVKDHLLSHVCPQSLSCGVCHLPQLSLCSLLWHALAHLSLPVFTCPHCARCFVERPHLDRHMAVHAEEAAAKERERSVLRAYRADGGGGGGGDMAGVEELHCFLCPQTFRSSSAFQYHLSLHTNESLGSGGGGVGGQGWLGKRKADQSLECPPSSCSSSSPRDVSSLVKMSNLGLGMGFSIPDKFFQGPAHSLSSGVLTNGSSGQDGGNGAAGVRGKWYRCRYCGKRFAHSGEFTYHLRIHTGEKPYQCKVCLRFFRGRSTMICHLKTHAGALMYRCTVCGLYFSTLKLVSSHMELHKDHLPPDFNIEQTFMYNDHSKEPLPTVDT